TGACACGCAACTGATGCTCAAAGGGGGCATTCGGGCTGGCGCCAATGCAGTGATAAATCACATGGGGCCGGACCTGTCTCAGCCAGCCTAAAAGATCGGCCTCCAGCACGTTCCCTGCCAGACTGTGATGGGGGGCCAGCTTGCTATCATCGGTTTGGTTCAACCCAAACACCTCGGTATCCTCAAGCGTGAACAGATGCCGGGCCAGATGCCCGCCAATATAGCCATTGCTGCCGGTCACCAGAATCCGCTGCGCCATATACTAGCTGGTGACCTCGGGCTGTTCTGTGGGGAGTAGTTGCGCGCGCTTGGTTTTAAAGTCGTTGACTGCGGTTTCGTAATCATCCACCCGGCCAATGTCCAGCCAATAGCTATTAAACGGATAAGCCTGAATGGCTTGCTGCTGTTGAATCAGCGTTTTCATCAGTTGATCGAAACCAAAAAAGGTATTCTCAGGAATAAATTCCCGCACGGCCCGATTGAACACGTAAATGCCCATACTCACAGAATGATCCAGCATGGGTTTTTCAATAAAGTTGTGAATGCGGTGACTTACACTGTCGAACTCCAACACCCCGAAGTCAATTTTGGAGGTGCGTCGATACACGGCAATGGTGGCCAGATTGGGAGGCTGATCGGGGCGGGCTTGACAGTGGAAATCAAACAAGGTCCGAAAGTTGATGTCGGAGACGATATCGGCGTTCATCACCAGAAAATTTTCCGGCAAATCCTCTAAAGCCCGCAGCGGCCCAGCGGTGCCCAAGGGTTGATCCTCCCGGGCGTAGGTGATGGAAATACCCAGTTTCCGGCCATCCCCGAAAAAGGCCTCAATCAATTCGCTAAGGTGCCCAACGGCTAGCGTAATTTCAGTAAACCCGTGCGCTTTCAGCTGCCGTAGCACCAGCTCCAGCACCGGCATTTCTTCCAACGGCACCAGGGCTTTGGGAAAGAGGGTAGTATAAGGCTTCAGGCGGGTGCCCTGCCCACCGGCCAGAATAATGGCCCGACCGGGTGACGAGCTGGCGCCAGAAGAACTGCTTGATGAATTGCTGGATGAATTGGACGAAAAAGCCGACATGCCGAAGTCCTTGGTTGGAGAGCGCTCTGGCGTATTACCATGTGCCCAATATATCATAAACACCGGCATCCGTTAGGGGCGTCTCGACGGGTCATTGCCTGCCCTTGTTTAGGCTATAGTAAGTCAATGCGACCGCCCAATCAGTCTAAAGTTCCACAATCCTCATCCATCTTGAAATGGCGTCTGGCTCAAGTGAGCGATCAGGGCGACTTGTGCCGCCTGATTAGCGCCATGGCTCTGGAAAGTGAAAACCGCCAGCTGCATGCGGAAACACTTGCCGCCGGGGTGTTGGGCGTGTTTGAGCAGGCCGCTCGGGGCACTTACTGGGTGCTGTGCTTCGGAGAAGTGGCGGTGGGCTGCACCCTGATTACCTCCGAATGGAGTGACTGGAACAACGCCACCTATTGGTGGATTCAGAGTTTGTACATTGAACCGGACTATCGGGGACAAGGGGGCTTTGAGTCCTTGCTCATCGAACTGGAGCAGGCGGCCCAGGTAGAGAATGTTCCCGAATTGCGCTTATACGTGGAGCAACACAACCAGCGAGCCCAGCGGGTTTATTTGCGCAATGGCTTTGAGGGCCAGCATTACCGCTGCATGACTAAGACCATTTCGCACTAGCGACCGATCGTCAATTCATTCAAATGAGGGCTTGCTTAAAACGCGGCTCACAGCCTGATGCCAGCCCGTAAGTAAACGCTCTCGCTCTTGAGCGGACATGCGGGGCTCAAAGCGTTGAACTGGTTCCGGTAA
This is a stretch of genomic DNA from Vampirovibrio chlorellavorus. It encodes these proteins:
- a CDS encoding nucleotidyltransferase family protein, whose amino-acid sequence is MSAFSSNSSSNSSSSSSGASSSPGRAIILAGGQGTRLKPYTTLFPKALVPLEEMPVLELVLRQLKAHGFTEITLAVGHLSELIEAFFGDGRKLGISITYAREDQPLGTAGPLRALEDLPENFLVMNADIVSDINFRTLFDFHCQARPDQPPNLATIAVYRRTSKIDFGVLEFDSVSHRIHNFIEKPMLDHSVSMGIYVFNRAVREFIPENTFFGFDQLMKTLIQQQQAIQAYPFNSYWLDIGRVDDYETAVNDFKTKRAQLLPTEQPEVTS
- a CDS encoding GNAT family N-acetyltransferase, whose amino-acid sequence is MRPPNQSKVPQSSSILKWRLAQVSDQGDLCRLISAMALESENRQLHAETLAAGVLGVFEQAARGTYWVLCFGEVAVGCTLITSEWSDWNNATYWWIQSLYIEPDYRGQGGFESLLIELEQAAQVENVPELRLYVEQHNQRAQRVYLRNGFEGQHYRCMTKTISH